The following coding sequences lie in one Veillonellaceae bacterium genomic window:
- the def gene encoding peptide deformylase: MAVLEIKKAGDEVLKKVCTPVTKIDRKIKKLIEDMAETMYAANGVGLAAPQIGLPIRVVVIDTGDGLIELINPVITEKEGCDKDTEGCLSIPFVFGEVERYSKVTVEALNRNGKTVKVTGTGLLARALQHELDHLDGVLFIERANTLYKEKA, translated from the coding sequence ATGGCAGTCCTAGAAATCAAAAAAGCTGGGGACGAAGTATTAAAGAAGGTTTGTACCCCAGTCACTAAAATTGACCGCAAAATAAAAAAACTTATTGAAGATATGGCAGAAACTATGTACGCCGCTAACGGTGTAGGATTAGCAGCTCCGCAAATCGGTTTACCAATCAGAGTAGTTGTTATTGATACAGGTGATGGATTAATTGAGCTAATCAATCCGGTTATTACCGAAAAAGAAGGGTGTGATAAAGACACCGAAGGATGCTTGAGTATCCCCTTCGTCTTTGGTGAAGTAGAGCGTTACAGCAAAGTTACTGTCGAAGCTCTAAATCGTAATGGTAAGACAGTAAAAGTAACCGGTACAGGCCTTCTAGCAAGAGCGCTGCAGCATGAGCTAGACCACCTTGATGGCGTACTTTTCATTGAACGGGCAAATACATTATACAAGGAGAAAGCCTAA
- a CDS encoding methionyl-tRNA formyltransferase yields MSYPRVIFMGTPDFAVPCLDMLVEEGYEVVAAITQPDRPKGRGHKLTPSPVKARALEYGIDILQPEKIKNPEFVTQLTALKPDIIIVVAFGQFLPKNILDLPPLGCINVHASLLPYYRGAAPIHWAIINGETKTGVTTMYMDIGMDTGDMILMAETPIDAADTTGCLHDKLSVLGAKVLKDTVQLILKGNAPRIPQPNEEATYAPLLTRDLEKINWDCSADKIHNLVRGLTPWPGSYCKFKDKHLKVWETKVVNACALGQPGRINQITQTSIIVETASGLIELLTVQPENKRRMSARDYASGYGLRTGDFFK; encoded by the coding sequence ATGTCATACCCCAGAGTAATCTTTATGGGTACGCCTGACTTTGCTGTCCCATGCTTAGATATGCTTGTTGAAGAAGGCTATGAAGTTGTTGCTGCAATAACACAGCCTGACCGACCAAAAGGACGCGGTCATAAACTTACCCCATCACCGGTTAAAGCGCGAGCCTTAGAATACGGAATTGATATTCTGCAGCCTGAGAAAATTAAAAATCCTGAATTCGTAACACAATTAACCGCTCTAAAACCTGATATTATAATTGTCGTTGCATTTGGCCAGTTTTTACCAAAAAATATACTTGATTTACCGCCGCTCGGTTGTATCAATGTCCACGCCTCGTTGTTGCCTTACTACCGGGGCGCTGCCCCGATTCATTGGGCTATCATCAATGGCGAAACAAAGACCGGAGTCACGACAATGTATATGGATATTGGGATGGATACCGGCGACATGATACTGATGGCAGAAACTCCTATCGACGCAGCTGACACTACCGGCTGTCTTCATGATAAATTATCTGTATTAGGAGCTAAGGTGTTAAAAGATACAGTCCAATTAATACTAAAAGGCAATGCTCCGCGAATACCACAGCCTAACGAAGAGGCCACTTATGCACCACTATTAACAAGAGACCTGGAGAAAATTAATTGGGATTGTTCAGCTGACAAGATTCATAATCTTGTCCGTGGACTAACCCCATGGCCTGGTTCTTATTGTAAGTTCAAAGACAAGCATCTCAAAGTTTGGGAGACAAAAGTTGTGAATGCATGTGCACTTGGTCAGCCTGGGAGAATTAACCAAATAACACAAACGAGCATTATAGTTGAAACTGCCAGTGGCCTTATTGAACTCTTGACAGTCCAGCCGGAAAATAAACGTCGGATGAGCGCCCGGGATTATGCTTCCGGTTATGGGTTAAGGACCGGGGATTTTTTTAAATGA
- a CDS encoding DUF116 domain-containing protein, with amino-acid sequence MIEVAFRPKKRLFVSLIIASLCLAMLSIYGIWIVSFPGLKSISSFLPLILGTLLGLVVIAIASGVVGIILAILGFPTPKFFQSLAWSAINLLFPLATRIGRLFDVEKERVERSFIEMSNHLIKQKHIKVSPEKLLILSPHCIQQESCPHKITRDINNCRCCGGCQVGDLLKLSRSLGVNVTLVTGGTLARKVIKTIRPHVVIAIACERDLTSGIQDTFPLPVIGVLNERPYGPCCNTRVSIKQVESTVRELINIKQGDANECPRDCSENYK; translated from the coding sequence GTGATTGAAGTAGCATTCAGACCTAAAAAACGCCTCTTTGTATCTTTGATTATAGCTAGCTTATGTTTAGCAATGCTCTCTATATATGGCATTTGGATTGTCAGCTTTCCTGGACTTAAAAGTATAAGTTCCTTTCTTCCGTTAATCTTAGGAACACTACTTGGATTGGTAGTAATCGCAATAGCCAGTGGTGTTGTTGGAATCATTCTAGCTATACTAGGCTTTCCAACGCCAAAGTTTTTTCAAAGCTTAGCTTGGTCGGCTATTAATCTTTTATTTCCATTAGCTACCCGTATTGGAAGACTATTTGATGTCGAAAAGGAACGTGTCGAACGCTCATTTATTGAAATGAGCAACCACCTTATTAAGCAGAAACATATCAAAGTATCTCCGGAAAAACTGTTGATACTTAGTCCGCATTGTATCCAGCAAGAATCATGCCCCCATAAGATAACCCGTGACATTAATAATTGTCGATGCTGTGGCGGCTGCCAGGTAGGGGATTTGCTAAAATTATCACGTAGCCTAGGAGTTAACGTTACTCTAGTTACCGGCGGAACCTTAGCGCGAAAAGTTATCAAAACTATTCGGCCGCATGTAGTTATTGCAATCGCATGTGAGCGCGATCTAACCAGCGGTATTCAAGATACTTTTCCATTACCAGTTATTGGTGTGCTAAATGAACGCCCGTATGGACCTTGTTGCAATACCAGAGTTAGCATTAAACAAGTTGAGAGTACTGTCAGAGAATTAATCAATATAAAACAAGGTGATGCAAATGAATGCCCGCGAGATTGCTCTGAAAATTATAAATGA
- the rsmB gene encoding 16S rRNA (cytosine(967)-C(5))-methyltransferase RsmB has translation MNAREIALKIINDVTTNDAYANIALTRELNKHKLTDQDRRFVTELVYGTIKAGKTLDYIVSHYINRPMKKVPQIIQDILRMGVYQIFFLSKVPVSAACNQAVELTKKYGHSGTVKFVNAVLRSAGRNPDKVAYPDVNTNPVQYLSLKYMHPEWIISRWIKRFGLEATESLCQINNVTPPLSIRTNTLKITRSALINVLEEEGVVCEPSKLTPEGIICHQYPSLGTLRPLQQGFFQVQDESSMLVAHILNPQPGEYIIDACGAPGGKSTHIAALMENKGTVISTDIYDHKLALTRENAERLGIKIIETLAIDATKLSSHYSLKADKVLVDAPCSGLGVLRRKPDSRWRKTESMINDLPKLQKAILNSAADCVKPGGTLVYSTCTIEPEENQNVVHAFLSSRTDFKLDDISDCIPGKSLSSKMIQLLPHVDHVDGFFIARMIKSR, from the coding sequence ATGAATGCCCGCGAGATTGCTCTGAAAATTATAAATGACGTTACAACTAACGATGCTTACGCCAATATTGCCCTAACACGTGAACTCAACAAGCATAAACTCACAGATCAGGACCGTCGTTTCGTTACAGAGTTGGTATACGGAACAATTAAGGCTGGTAAGACCCTTGATTATATAGTTAGTCACTACATAAATCGGCCAATGAAAAAAGTTCCACAAATAATTCAAGACATACTAAGAATGGGTGTATATCAAATATTTTTCCTGTCAAAAGTTCCGGTTTCCGCCGCATGTAATCAAGCAGTTGAGCTTACAAAGAAGTATGGCCATTCTGGAACGGTTAAGTTTGTCAACGCTGTACTAAGAAGCGCTGGTCGCAACCCAGATAAGGTTGCCTACCCTGATGTGAACACTAATCCTGTACAATACCTTTCTCTAAAGTACATGCATCCAGAATGGATTATCAGCAGATGGATAAAACGATTCGGTCTTGAGGCTACAGAATCTTTATGCCAAATTAATAATGTCACTCCACCATTATCGATTCGTACCAATACTTTAAAAATTACTAGATCTGCTTTGATCAACGTTTTAGAAGAAGAGGGTGTTGTCTGCGAGCCGTCTAAACTAACGCCGGAAGGAATTATCTGTCATCAGTATCCTTCACTTGGAACATTAAGACCGCTTCAGCAGGGATTTTTTCAAGTTCAGGATGAAAGCTCAATGCTGGTTGCACATATATTAAATCCTCAGCCCGGCGAATATATTATTGATGCCTGTGGAGCTCCCGGCGGAAAAAGCACTCATATTGCTGCACTTATGGAAAATAAGGGAACGGTAATCTCTACCGACATTTATGATCATAAGCTAGCATTAACAAGGGAAAATGCTGAGCGCTTAGGAATAAAAATTATTGAAACTTTAGCTATCGATGCTACAAAATTAAGCAGCCATTACTCTCTTAAAGCAGACAAGGTTCTTGTAGATGCACCATGCTCTGGTTTAGGGGTGTTAAGGAGAAAACCTGACTCACGTTGGCGCAAGACTGAATCAATGATTAATGATTTACCGAAACTCCAAAAAGCTATCTTGAATAGTGCAGCCGACTGTGTAAAACCAGGTGGTACTCTTGTATATAGCACGTGCACAATCGAACCAGAAGAAAATCAAAACGTCGTACATGCTTTTTTAAGCAGTCGAACTGATTTTAAATTGGACGACATTAGTGACTGCATTCCTGGAAAAAGTCTGTCATCAAAAATGATTCAATTGCTACCGCATGTCGACCACGTGGATGGGTTCTTTATTGCTAGGATGATTAAGAGTAGGTGA
- the rlmN gene encoding 23S rRNA (adenine(2503)-C(2))-methyltransferase RlmN: MKDNLLGLFADEIVEKLAAYGFEKYRGQQIAKWIYQQGVFDYERMTNIPNAKRQVLKNHFEINMPTLTAHQHSGDKKTSKFLLTFKDNASVETVLMKQPYGNSACVSTQVGCGMGCRFCASTLQGVKRNLTGGEILSQILYINSILAKERSAVNSIVIMGSGEPLANYDNVLRFIRLCHESYSLNMSYRNITLSTAGIVPGIEKLATEGIPINLAISLHAPTNAIRSSIMPINKQYDIASVIDAADRYAEKTGRRVTYEYTLIENINDSPDHAAMLAKLLKGRLASVNLIPVNSVPERGLLRPARDQILKFLHILQSLHIVVTLRKEMGADIQAACGQLRRKVIEKEESACLE; encoded by the coding sequence TTGAAAGACAATTTGCTAGGTTTATTTGCGGATGAAATAGTTGAAAAACTTGCAGCTTATGGTTTTGAAAAGTATCGGGGACAACAAATTGCTAAGTGGATTTACCAACAGGGAGTTTTTGATTATGAACGAATGACAAATATTCCCAATGCTAAACGCCAAGTGCTAAAAAATCATTTTGAAATAAATATGCCTACCCTAACAGCTCATCAGCACTCTGGAGATAAAAAAACCAGTAAATTTTTACTCACCTTCAAAGATAATGCTTCAGTCGAAACTGTCCTTATGAAACAGCCTTACGGTAATAGTGCTTGTGTTTCCACTCAAGTTGGCTGTGGAATGGGGTGCCGATTCTGTGCATCTACCCTTCAGGGGGTAAAACGTAACTTGACGGGTGGGGAAATCCTCTCCCAAATACTCTATATAAATAGTATTCTTGCCAAGGAACGGTCTGCAGTAAATTCTATAGTAATTATGGGCTCTGGCGAGCCCCTGGCTAACTACGATAACGTACTTCGTTTTATCAGGCTATGCCATGAAAGTTACTCCTTGAACATGAGTTATCGCAATATTACTCTTTCTACTGCTGGGATTGTACCTGGTATAGAGAAACTAGCTACCGAGGGCATTCCTATAAATTTAGCCATTTCGCTCCATGCTCCCACGAACGCTATACGTTCAAGCATAATGCCAATCAATAAACAGTATGATATAGCTAGCGTTATCGATGCCGCTGATCGTTACGCTGAAAAAACTGGCCGCCGTGTCACCTATGAATACACATTAATTGAGAATATTAACGACAGTCCTGATCATGCAGCAATGTTGGCCAAATTGCTTAAAGGCAGATTAGCCAGTGTTAATTTGATCCCTGTAAATTCAGTACCCGAACGGGGATTACTGCGTCCTGCGAGAGATCAGATTCTGAAATTCCTACACATCCTGCAATCACTCCATATCGTCGTAACTCTCAGAAAGGAAATGGGTGCTGATATTCAGGCCGCCTGCGGTCAATTGAGAAGAAAAGTAATCGAAAAAGAAGAGAGTGCTTGTCTAGAGTAG
- a CDS encoding DUF3662 and FHA domain-containing protein gives MKIVRNLENFFEKYIEGFFNKKFESGLQPVEIAKHLLREMEAERFVGVSRIYIPNLYNVYLNKDDYDHLLPYSQAIRDELAQYVNNEARERGYTIVGKPIIELLSVGDQNTEKIRVDCSFTEPLPIDQSSDSPPEGLSDTRVFNKVTSEPNWPKQNIEAALTVIEGLDAGEKYIIGNNRVNIGRRKSNELPLADMNTSRLHSYIVIEDNNHILYDAKSLNGTYVNGHRVARWRLRSGDKIKLGNTIILYEVK, from the coding sequence ATGAAGATTGTTCGAAATCTTGAAAATTTCTTTGAAAAATATATAGAAGGTTTCTTTAATAAGAAATTTGAGAGCGGCCTTCAGCCTGTCGAAATAGCCAAACATTTACTGCGAGAAATGGAAGCAGAGCGGTTCGTGGGCGTTTCTCGCATTTATATACCTAATTTATATAATGTCTATCTAAACAAAGATGATTATGATCATCTATTGCCTTATAGCCAAGCTATCCGAGATGAATTAGCGCAATATGTTAACAATGAAGCACGTGAGCGAGGCTATACAATAGTAGGTAAGCCTATCATTGAGCTTCTTTCTGTTGGCGACCAAAATACTGAGAAAATTAGAGTAGACTGCAGTTTTACTGAACCACTGCCAATTGATCAATCTTCAGATAGCCCTCCTGAAGGACTTTCTGACACTAGAGTATTTAATAAAGTAACGTCAGAGCCTAACTGGCCGAAACAAAATATAGAAGCAGCTTTAACAGTAATAGAAGGTCTTGATGCTGGCGAGAAATATATTATTGGTAATAACCGAGTTAATATAGGACGTCGCAAGAGTAACGAGCTGCCTTTAGCAGATATGAATACCTCTAGGTTACATTCATATATAGTGATTGAGGACAATAATCATATTCTTTACGATGCCAAGAGCCTTAATGGTACATATGTTAACGGGCACCGTGTTGCTCGCTGGCGTCTAAGATCCGGCGATAAAATAAAGCTCGGTAACACCATAATTTTATACGAGGTGAAATAA
- a CDS encoding FHA domain-containing protein, translating to MVLNIISVILQYCLIALVYYFLFMIIKAIYRDLASSKHNIELTKTIHTESQPLDVSKSRLVVIDSKHIALQSNSFNLDETTSIGRGGTNDIVIDDKFVSYEHACITYYKNGHWLSDLNSTNHTYLNGKAIAGEILLKDGDVLKIGAVTFKYVR from the coding sequence ATGGTGTTGAATATTATCAGTGTTATTCTTCAATATTGCTTAATCGCGTTGGTCTACTATTTTTTATTTATGATTATCAAAGCTATTTATCGCGATTTAGCCTCATCAAAGCATAATATCGAATTAACTAAAACCATTCATACTGAGTCCCAACCATTAGATGTTAGTAAATCACGCTTGGTAGTTATTGATAGTAAGCACATTGCTTTACAATCTAATAGCTTTAATCTTGATGAAACTACCTCCATAGGACGAGGTGGTACCAATGATATCGTTATTGATGATAAGTTTGTTTCCTACGAACATGCCTGTATAACTTACTATAAGAACGGCCACTGGCTAAGCGATCTGAATAGCACCAATCACACCTACCTAAACGGAAAGGCAATAGCTGGAGAAATTCTCCTCAAGGACGGGGATGTGCTAAAAATTGGTGCTGTTACTTTTAAATATGTGAGGTGA
- a CDS encoding Stp1/IreP family PP2C-type Ser/Thr phosphatase, which produces MLAYVKSDVGLVRETNEDSYEFLPPHLFVVADGMGGHAAGEIASNIAVRTLKEFVTQNMLPTVNPNSILEQAIARANTLVYEMAMSKTECTGMGTTLTAVYVTDTEIYWGHVGDSRIYLIHENRLRQLTSDHSLVWELVQNGNITKEEANTHPQRNLLTRAVGTSSSIKIDTGITSWNTGDILLLCTDGLTNMVSEQDIFTLISMEPLGNSVTDMLVEQAKQAGGLDNITVILVRNGD; this is translated from the coding sequence TTGCTGGCTTACGTTAAATCAGATGTCGGACTAGTTCGCGAAACTAATGAAGACAGTTATGAATTTTTGCCCCCGCACCTATTCGTCGTAGCCGACGGAATGGGAGGGCATGCTGCAGGAGAAATTGCAAGCAATATAGCGGTACGGACTCTAAAAGAGTTTGTCACGCAAAACATGTTACCAACAGTAAATCCTAATAGTATTCTAGAACAAGCAATAGCTAGGGCAAATACGCTAGTATATGAAATGGCTATGTCTAAAACTGAATGTACTGGCATGGGCACAACGCTAACGGCTGTTTATGTAACTGACACCGAAATATATTGGGGTCATGTAGGCGACAGTCGTATTTACTTGATCCATGAAAATAGACTGCGCCAGCTTACCAGTGACCACTCATTAGTTTGGGAATTGGTCCAAAATGGAAATATTACAAAAGAAGAAGCCAACACGCACCCTCAGCGCAATTTGCTTACTCGCGCAGTGGGTACCAGTAGTAGTATTAAAATTGATACCGGGATCACTAGCTGGAATACTGGTGATATTCTATTGCTATGTACAGACGGATTAACAAATATGGTGAGTGAGCAAGACATTTTTACTCTAATAAGTATGGAACCTTTAGGAAATTCGGTAACTGATATGCTTGTTGAGCAAGCTAAGCAGGCTGGCGGCCTAGATAATATTACTGTTATCTTAGTACGAAATGGAGATTGA
- a CDS encoding FtsW/RodA/SpoVE family cell cycle protein: MAEARCEFKLLIIASLIGCLGILAVSTATLTLNITILIVAAGMLILPPIAFRLRNQANCITTDPLLLPLAIALTGLGLVIILRLKPNLFPLQATWAAIGLLCFVGSTKLFRNLEKIAQYKYLCGIIGIGLLFTAIIFGVDIGGNKNWVIIGPVRFQPSEFAKIFIVLFLAAYLAERHDLLALTTNRYGPLELPHPRFIAPLLAIWGLAMVMLVLQRDLGSALLFFGVTILMTYMASGRFSYVVLGLTLFLLGSIICYQLYPHVRVRVDIWLNPWSDPSGKAFQIVQSLFALGSGGVLGSGLTYGFPHLIPEVHTDFVFAAIGEELGLLGTAAVLLLYITLIYRSFKIALTCRKPFSTLVAAGLAIATGLQVFIIIGGVTKFFPLTGITLPFISYGGSSMIANFILLGILSAVSEMRAKNA, from the coding sequence ATGGCTGAAGCTCGCTGCGAGTTTAAATTACTTATAATTGCTAGCTTAATCGGTTGTTTGGGAATATTGGCTGTCAGTACAGCAACGCTGACTTTAAACATAACTATTCTAATTGTTGCTGCCGGCATGCTTATCCTACCGCCGATTGCTTTTAGACTCCGAAACCAAGCAAACTGCATTACCACCGATCCGCTTTTACTACCTCTAGCCATTGCTTTAACCGGGCTTGGATTGGTAATAATTCTTCGCCTTAAACCTAACTTATTTCCATTGCAAGCTACTTGGGCGGCTATTGGATTGCTATGTTTTGTTGGATCGACCAAGTTGTTTCGTAATTTAGAAAAAATTGCACAATATAAATATCTCTGTGGGATAATTGGCATCGGTCTGTTATTTACAGCTATTATTTTTGGGGTCGACATTGGCGGAAATAAAAATTGGGTTATCATTGGACCGGTAAGATTTCAGCCCTCCGAATTCGCTAAAATTTTCATTGTTCTCTTTTTAGCTGCCTATCTAGCTGAGCGGCATGATCTACTTGCGTTGACAACTAACCGTTACGGCCCACTTGAACTTCCTCATCCGCGTTTTATCGCGCCGTTACTAGCAATTTGGGGACTAGCTATGGTAATGTTAGTACTTCAGCGAGATCTAGGCTCCGCGCTGCTTTTTTTTGGGGTAACTATATTAATGACTTATATGGCGAGCGGGAGATTTAGTTATGTTGTATTAGGCCTAACCCTTTTTTTACTCGGCTCGATAATATGTTATCAGCTTTACCCTCATGTTAGGGTTAGAGTAGATATTTGGCTTAATCCTTGGAGTGACCCTAGCGGTAAGGCCTTTCAAATTGTTCAATCACTATTTGCTTTAGGCTCTGGAGGGGTTCTCGGAAGCGGCCTTACCTATGGATTCCCGCACTTAATACCTGAAGTTCATACTGACTTTGTATTTGCAGCTATTGGTGAAGAACTAGGTTTACTTGGTACTGCTGCTGTCCTACTTTTGTATATAACGCTTATTTATCGGTCGTTCAAGATAGCCCTAACATGCCGAAAACCATTTAGTACCTTAGTTGCTGCCGGATTGGCTATAGCAACCGGCTTACAAGTGTTTATTATTATCGGCGGGGTAACAAAATTCTTCCCTCTTACCGGAATAACTTTGCCATTCATAAGTTATGGCGGCAGTTCTATGATAGCTAACTTTATCTTACTGGGAATACTGTCGGCAGTATCTGAAATGAGGGCTAAAAATGCATAA
- a CDS encoding cell division protein FtsI, giving the protein MHKGDSNKFNLSIRRVAFSIIFLLLLLFVHVSYIQTFQSNALATHALNRRNIEAAHKVEQGQILDRNNNKLALSVPDDDGVYNRQYPYGAITSHVIGYSSIEYGKSGLESRYTSYLTGSGNPERNLGPIAHLWDTKKGNNLVTTLDADLQEIAYKALGNRRGAVVALSPRTGEIIIMASKPGFDPNNIEKDWQTISQSDDSPLLNRSVQGLYPPGSIIKVMIAEAALTEKTVKLNNIYSCEGALKIGPDYTLYESNSVAHGKVDLEDALAVSCNVTFGKLALQLGSKKMEKTFARYGYSQNVDDVLAESSCHIPDFRKLSDGDIAQAGIGQGSLLVTPLRMAMLASCFANSGTMMKPYLISKIISPDGAIIEQTSPQEWLRPVSPEVANEIRKMMISVVNNGTGNSAKISGLPVAGKTGTAENPSGSPHAWFIGFAPADDPQIAIAVIVENGGSGGQVAAPIARSIFQRALR; this is encoded by the coding sequence ATGCATAAAGGTGATTCGAATAAGTTTAATTTATCTATACGTCGAGTTGCCTTTTCAATAATATTCCTACTGCTTCTGCTATTTGTACATGTTTCCTATATACAAACATTTCAAAGCAATGCTTTGGCAACTCATGCTCTCAACCGTCGTAACATAGAGGCAGCACACAAAGTGGAACAGGGCCAAATATTAGATAGAAACAACAATAAACTGGCACTCAGTGTGCCCGACGATGATGGTGTTTATAATAGGCAGTATCCATATGGAGCTATAACTTCCCATGTTATAGGATACTCGAGTATCGAGTATGGCAAAAGTGGTCTAGAGAGTCGTTATACAAGCTATCTTACCGGCAGCGGTAATCCAGAAAGAAACCTTGGCCCGATTGCACATCTCTGGGATACAAAAAAGGGTAATAATCTTGTAACAACACTTGACGCAGATTTGCAAGAGATAGCTTATAAAGCCTTGGGTAATCGACGTGGCGCGGTTGTAGCCCTATCGCCCCGTACCGGTGAGATTATTATCATGGCCAGCAAGCCTGGTTTCGACCCTAATAATATTGAAAAAGACTGGCAAACAATTTCACAATCTGATGATAGTCCATTGCTTAACCGATCGGTTCAGGGGCTTTATCCTCCGGGGTCGATAATAAAAGTAATGATTGCTGAGGCGGCACTAACTGAAAAGACAGTTAAGCTTAATAACATATATTCCTGCGAAGGGGCACTAAAAATTGGACCAGATTATACGCTTTATGAAAGCAATAGTGTAGCCCATGGTAAAGTTGATTTGGAAGATGCTTTAGCTGTGTCCTGTAATGTCACCTTTGGGAAATTAGCCCTTCAGCTAGGCAGCAAGAAGATGGAGAAAACGTTTGCCCGTTATGGTTACTCTCAAAATGTTGACGATGTACTGGCTGAGTCCTCCTGCCACATACCAGATTTCCGAAAGCTATCTGATGGCGACATTGCACAAGCAGGCATTGGACAAGGGAGTTTACTGGTAACACCTCTCAGGATGGCTATGTTAGCTAGTTGTTTCGCAAATAGTGGAACGATGATGAAACCCTATTTGATCAGCAAAATAATTTCACCAGACGGTGCAATTATCGAACAGACTAGTCCTCAAGAATGGCTACGTCCTGTAAGTCCAGAAGTTGCGAATGAAATTAGAAAGATGATGATTTCCGTTGTTAATAATGGTACAGGAAATTCAGCTAAAATATCTGGATTACCTGTAGCAGGAAAGACTGGAACAGCAGAAAATCCTAGTGGTTCTCCTCATGCTTGGTTTATAGGATTTGCCCCTGCAGATGACCCACAAATTGCGATAGCAGTTATTGTAGAAAATGGCGGGTCAGGCGGTCAAGTTGCAGCACCTATAGCTCGTTCGATATTCCAACGGGCACTACGTTAA